In the Amblyraja radiata isolate CabotCenter1 chromosome 13, sAmbRad1.1.pri, whole genome shotgun sequence genome, one interval contains:
- the LOC116979770 gene encoding sialidase-4-like — MISRDLPAKTILFEQRKNGTTYRIPALLHLPASGTLLAFAEERRSPADVDANVLVVRRGELSRNRVEWGAMEVVRSALLSGHRSMNPCPVYDGSTGTIFLFFIAIPSKVSEAHQLQTGDNVTRFCCVSSSDLGRNWSSPGDLTEATLGRCLWDWATFGLGPGHGIQLRCGRLLLPAYAYRIDAKDCFGRRCKTSPHSFAFYSDDHGQRWRAGELLSGPQTVECQLVSLDEGPGEAAVYCNARTPGTYRVQALSLHRGAAFQEGLPVPRLPETRGGCHGSMVGFPGLVSGRAKESGTSDRSSSPELPPGLPATTWALFCHPTSPTARLHLGLYLSASPPDPHAWSEPWVIHRGPSAYSDLAYVEPGAVGQEPHPSPAVFACLYECGAATPHETIAFSLLTVRELMRNVPHSPGGSQDLSTAARTACCCVT, encoded by the exons ATGATCTCCCGTGATCTCCCGGCCAAGACCATCCTGTTCGAGCAGAGGAAGAATGGGACCACCTACCGGATCCCCGCGCTGCTCCACCTGCCCGCCTCGGGGACCCTCCTCGCTTTCGCCGAGGAAAGGCGCAGCCCCGCCGACGTGGACGCCAACGTGTTGGTGGTGCGCAGGGGCGAGCTGTCCCGGAACCGGGTGGAG TGGGGGGCGATGGAGGTGGTGAGGTCCGCCCTGCTGTCGGGACACCGCTCCATGAACCCGTGCCCAGTCTACGACGGCTCCACTGGCACCATCTTCCTCTTCTTCATCGCCATCCCGAGCAAGGTGTCGGAGGCGCATCAGCTCCAGACCGGGGACAACGTGACCCGCTTCTGCTGTGTGAGCAGTTCGGACCTGGGCCGTAACTGGAGCAGCCCCGGCGACCTGACGGAGGCCACGCTGGGCCGCTGCCTGTGGGACTGGGCCACCTTCGGCTTGGGCCCCGGCCACGGCATCCAGCTGCGGTGCGGGCGGCTCCTGTTGCCGGCCTACGCCTACCGCATCGACGCCAAGGATTGCTTCGGCAGGAGGTGCAAGACCAGCCCGCACTCCTTCGCCTTCTACAGCGACGATCACGGGCAGCGCTGGCGGGCCGGGGAGCTGCTGAGCGGCCCCCAGACGGTGGAGTGCCAGCTGGTGTCGCTGGACGAGGGGCCGGGCGAGGCCGCCGTCTACTGCAACGCCAGGACACCGGGCACCTACCGGGTCCAGGCGCTGAGCTTGCACCGTGGCGCTGCCTTCCAGGAGGGCCTGCCCGTCCCCCGGCTGCCGGAGACACGGGGCGGATGCCACGGCAGCATGGTGGGTTTCCCGGGCCTTGTGTCCGGCCGGGCTAAAGAGTCCGGGACCAGTGACCGCTCCTCTTCCCCGGAGCTGCCCCCCGGTCTCCCCGCCACCACATGGGCGCTGTTCTGCCACCCCACCAGCCCAACGGCCCGCCTGCACCTCGGCCTCTACCTCAGCGCCTCCCCGCCGGACCCGCACGCCTGGTCCGAGCCCTGGGTCATCCACCGAGGCCCCAGCGCCTACTCGGACCTGGCCTACGTCGAGCCGGGCGCCGTCGGGCAGGAACCTCACCCCTCTCCCGCCGTCTTCGCCTGCCTCTACGAATGTGGCGCGGCCACGCCGCACGAAACCATCGCCTTCAGCCTGTTGACGGTGCGGGAACTGATGCGCAACGTCCCGCACTCACCCGGCGGCAGCCAGGACCTCAGCACCGCCGCCCGCACCGCATGTTGCTGCGTTACCTGA